CCCCCCGGGGGGCCCCCGTTGGGGGGGGGGGGGGCCCGGGGGGGGCCCGCCCGGGGCCCCCCCCTACGGGTGAAACGGCCGTATTCCCGAGCTCTCAGCCGCTATACGAACCCACACGGGTCGAAACAGAGCCTCTTCTTCGGGGGCCCCCGCGCGAAGGGTTCGGCTGCCGGTGAGTTCTGGTGAGAAGTGGGCTGCGAGACGACCCCCGGAGCGCAGGAGCACGGGACTGTCGCAGTCTGGCGCGAGAGGTAGCCCAGCGCACCCGGTGATCCCCCGGCCCGTCGAGGGCCGGGGGTCTCGGTGTCCGTTTCGTCCCCCCGAGGACGACCCTCTACCCTGCCGGCTTCTCCGCCGGCTTGTCTCCCAGCTTTTCCTGCGGACCCGGCTTCTTGACGCCGGCGGGCGCGGGCCCCACCTCCAGGGTCGCCGCCCCGAAGACCAGGTGCAGCTTGTCCGAGCCGCCGCTGGCGAGCTTTACTTCCAGGGTCTTGGCGCGGATGGCGGTGTGGTCGCGCACCCGGCCCGAGAGCTGGAGGGTTCCGGCGTCGATGTCGCCGGCGATCTCGCCGCTCGACTTCAGGTCCTCCACCTTGATCTTGCCGTTCACGGTGCCCGAGTCGGTCACTACCAGCGCTGGCGCGGTGAACTCCCCGTCCACGGCGCCGCTCACGGTGACGGGGCAGTCGCTCGTGACGACTCCCTTTACGGAGGTTCCCTGGGCAATGGTGGATTCGCGCGCGGTCTTGGGTTCCATGGTTCCTCCGCCCGTCTGCACGGGGCTCGAGAAATGGGTGCGAAGAGGCTATCGGGTGATCTGGAGCCGCAGGCAACACCCGGGCTCGAAACCGAAACGGGTCAGCCCCGGGGGCTGCTGAATCGTGCCCACGGCCGTGCCGGTGGCGCCGACGAAGAAAACCTTGGGGATCGTCAGGGCCTTGCCGGAGTCGTTGAGCATCTGGCCGTGGACGAGCACCACACCCCGCCCCTCCACCCGGCAGTCCCGCAGGACACCCGTGGGACCGATGGTGAGCCGGGCGTCGTCGCCCAGCACGATCCGGCAGTTCTCGAAGCGCCCCTGCACCTCGACCACCGAGCCCTCGCTGAACTCGAGCTCCGCGTTCTTCAAGACGTCGCCTTCGCCGAAGAACCGGGTGGCCGGTGCACCGGGTGCCGGGACGGCTCCGGGCGCGGGCATCGCCGCTGCCGGGGCAGCGGGCGCGGCCTCCGGCTCCAGAAAGGCCCCGATCCGGGCCCCGTCTTCCCGGAGCGAGCCGTCGGCGGCGCGGCTGACGTCCCACCACTCGACCAGGGTCTGGGCAAGGCTCGCCCGATCGGCTCGGATCCCCCAGACCTTGGCCCCGTTGAGGATCGCCCCCTCCAACAGGGTCGAGGAGAAGTCGCACTCCCGCAGGTCTGCGTCGCTGAGATCCGCCTCCTCCAGGTTGGTGCTGTCGAGGGCGGCCCTGCGCAGGTCGGCGCCTTCGAGCTTGGCCCCCCCCAGGTAGGCGTCGGCCAGGTCGGCCGAACGCAGGTTCACCCGCAACAGCTCGGCCTTTCCGAGGTTGGCGTCGGCGAGAAGGGCGTTTTGCAGGCGCGCCTTCTCGAGCTTGGCGCCCTCCAGGTTCGCCCCTTCCAGGTTGGCGCGGCTGAGATCCGCCCCCCGCAGGTTGGCGCCCGTGAGATTTGCGCCGTCCAGGTCCGCGTTGCGGAGGTTGGCTCCCTCGAGATCGGCGCCCTCGAGGAAAGCCTCCCGCAGACAGGCGTTGGCGAGCACGGCGCCCTTGAGGTCGGCTC
This Thermodesulfobacteriota bacterium DNA region includes the following protein-coding sequences:
- a CDS encoding polymer-forming cytoskeletal protein, whose amino-acid sequence is MEPKTARESTIAQGTSVKGVVTSDCPVTVSGAVDGEFTAPALVVTDSGTVNGKIKVEDLKSSGEIAGDIDAGTLQLSGRVRDHTAIRAKTLEVKLASGGSDKLHLVFGAATLEVGPAPAGVKKPGPQEKLGDKPAEKPAG
- a CDS encoding pentapeptide repeat-containing protein, whose protein sequence is MAEFSRDDLLKRVKEGQSFERADLREIDLEGASLPGAELARADLTGANLARADLKGAVLANACLREAFLEGADLEGANLRNADLDGANLTGANLRGADLSRANLEGANLEGAKLEKARLQNALLADANLGKAELLRVNLRSADLADAYLGGAKLEGADLRRAALDSTNLEEADLSDADLRECDFSSTLLEGAILNGAKVWGIRADRASLAQTLVEWWDVSRAADGSLREDGARIGAFLEPEAAPAAPAAAMPAPGAVPAPGAPATRFFGEGDVLKNAELEFSEGSVVEVQGRFENCRIVLGDDARLTIGPTGVLRDCRVEGRGVVLVHGQMLNDSGKALTIPKVFFVGATGTAVGTIQQPPGLTRFGFEPGCCLRLQITR